Below is a window of Camelina sativa cultivar DH55 chromosome 11, Cs, whole genome shotgun sequence DNA.
GGTGTCTTGACAGCTTTTGACTTCACAACGAAAGGGATCTTACAGTCTGCAGTCCAAGGTGAGCTTTGGAGACTAAAAGACTCGCAGGGAAAACCGCCTGGTCTGATCGGAGTCATGCCCGGTAACGCGGTCACATTTATTGAAAACCACGACACTTTCAGAACGTGGGTCTTCCCTTCTGAGAAAGTCTTGCTTGGATACGTTTATATTCTTACTCATCCGGGAACTCCTTGCATTGTAAGTATAGATGTATCAGATAGTTACATTTCCTTATAATCCAATTTTAGTATGTAGTTTTGTTATATAGATTTGATagatagaaaatgaaaaaatactTGTTATAAATTGagatgtttttgatttgttgcaGTTTTATAATCATTACATGGAATGGGGACTAAAAGAGAGTATATCAAAGTTGGTGGCGATAAGGAAGAGAAATGGGATTGGTAGCACAAGCTCAGTTACGATAAAAGCAGCAGAGTCGGATCTGTACTTGGCTATGATCGATGATAAGGTTATCATGAAGATAGGGCCAAAGCTGGATTTGGGAACTCTCGTTCCTCCTAGTTATGCTTTAGCTTATTCAGGCCTTGACTTTGCTGTCTGGGAGAAGCATTGACGCATGGATTATCATCAGTACTCACTCATCAAATTCTATATTAATAAaccgaaaaagaaaagaaggtaaTCGAAtgtatcttttttccttttgaaagatatgtataaataatataatgaaattaaaatgaTAAAGAAACTAAATTAAGCACTAGTGGTGTAAATGGATACACATACACACCAGTGCTATGTATAGAAAGAGTTTGGACAAAAGAGTTTTAAGTATGTATATAATAAGTATTGGAGCGTCTCCATCGTGAGTTAATAAATAACTAACGGTGTTAGGATCATTCTAGGctaaaattaaatcagtttgtgTATCAATATGGACAACTCAATACTTGAGAGCTGTGATAATTGAAATTTCATGACTTCATGTAGAATTTAATTGTGTATTCCCCTCGAAGAAAGATAAAAAgggccatttttttttatacatcaaaaatatgaatttttatcACAAAGAATACCCATATCTCAATTATGTTCGACAAGACTATTAAAAAGATTTAGAACCTACGAAAAACATAATGCcaaattatagaaaaagaaaagaaaaatatggtgGGAACAGTTTAACTTTAACAGGGAGGGggttaaaaaagaaattaaattcgAATAAAACGACAGCGTTTGAGAAGGACGATAAAAAGTAGAAGACGTCggcttgagagagagagaagagtagTAGAAGTGACGAcgcaaaacaaaagaaaaaaaaaagaaagggtgAAAACCGTCGGCTTGAGTTGAGAAGGCAACTTTGGGGTTATTTGGTGCTGGTGGTGACTCTTGagagccttcttcttttttgttttcgttaaaAAAGATCCGAAGACGATATCGGAAGCTACGATTCTCTCTGTATTTGAATTTCTTCTCAGTTTCatattcctcttttttttttNttttttttttttttttggtactatTTTTCAATCGAAGCGAGctctgattcttgtttttttttttccttcagatCTGAAATAGTTGTGTTCGGTGGTTGGGTTTTTGAGAAGCGGAATTGGTGATCGGAGCTGGGGTTTTTAGGCGGTTATCAAGAAGTCAACGACGGATATGCCGGAGGAAGAGTCAATAGATATCAAATTCAGGCTGTACGATGGCTCTGACATCGGTCCCTTTCGGTATTCCGCGGCGTCTACTGTTGATTTTTTGAAGCAGAGGGTCGTCTCCGATTGGCCcaaaggtttgtttgtttagggttttctttatctttccaCTAGTTTCGTTTTTTGATTTGTCTCTGAATCTTGCAATTACTTACCGGTAGAAAAATGCGATAATTTAGAGctgtagatgatgatgatgattagtcCAATTTGAAGTTGTAAGAGTATGAGAAATATTGAGTCTTTTGGATCAGTTTTGTGAGTTGCAGCTTGTTTGAAATGCTcgtttacttttggttttatcttTAGGCAAAACAGTTGTTCCAAAGGGGATAAACGAAGTGAAGCTGATCAGCTCAGGTAAGATCTTGGAGAACACTAAGACTGTTGGACAGTGTAAGACACCATTTGGAGATATTGCTGGTGGAGTCATTGTGATGCATGTTGTTGTACAGCCCTCTCTTGCTAAATCCAAAACAGGTATCatcattttcttacttttcatggagatcaagcttcttcaatttatttctttctcaaGTCTTGTGTTATTTATCTTGTCACTTGTATGGATTTTGATCTTTGTTATATGGCTCAACTTTActtcttatataatattatcATCTCCCTCTAGTCATACTCGAGGCTGGTCAAATTTCATAATAGTGTTCACAGCAAGTGACTAGGATCagtacattgttttttttttaatttctagaaGCATACTTTACTGACTCAATCAACCTCCTATCAGCGTAGATGCATCTGCTGGTTAGTGGTCTTACCTATTTTTTGTCTTCACAGAGTGTGAAAGATACTCATCTACAATTCATTCCTAGGTTTCTGGTGtgctctttgttcttttttttttcttagtgaGAAATAAAGCAAAATCAGCTGTAAGCCTACCAAAGGCATGCATGCCATGAGGGAAAAGAATAGCCTGAATTCATTACTGGTCGTCATGGGTCAACAATTAGTTTGACTGACATTCGTTTATTCAAACCTGCTAGAGGATGGCTCTTACTTTTTATTTCGAATCTTCTAGAGAATGGATCTCTCTTTTAAAATAATCGCTGCTAATCTTTAAGATTGGTCCtcatgttgtttgttgttataaACAATCTTGacaaagtcatgaaaactcgaCGACGTTGTTGATGAATTCGAACTAACActtgaaatgtttgtttttgatttaacaGAGAAGAAGGTTGATAAAGCACCCAAGACGGTAATCTGCACATGCACCATTTTGTGAAGGGAGCAAGACATGTATCATACACACGCAGTCTCAATTCTTCCGGtacagaagaaaccaaaaacaaaagaaagctaaaaaaaaaagtaaaagtaaagcTTCCCTTTAAAGCTGTGgagttttttttctatctttgaatgtgtagaaagaaaatgaacaaaattCTTTTCAAGGTACctcttgtttcttatttgtttttctccttaCTGTCCCAATGTACTGAAGTTGTATAGGTTACTACTAGGTCGATTACGCGTGATGaagatttattatatactatctattaaaaacagaaaaaaaaattgtgcctTTAAATATTCAATTCTTCCTTTCACATCATAATAGTGTATTGGTGAATTTGGGCCAAATGGCCAAATTTCTATACAGTCTTTTTAAATCTCTAAATTATCTCGCTTTGGCTAATATAAAATTCTGAGATCTTtcattagatgttttgttgacCAAACCGTTTTGGTGCCTCTTCCGTCTAACCCGTTAATTATCCTTTAATGTGACGACAATAAACAAGTAAGTGATCTGATCTACTTGTTAGGAGGTTCTTTCTCTAATGGTAGTCTTCTCCTCGGGCTTTAAGTCAACGTATGATGACCCAATCGGCTTTAGGGTGTGTTCTTGCTCCgggttttgatattttctagCTACTAATATGCATTGATATGAATTTATAAAGGGAGAAAgagtttgatatttttctttatctatcAATGTTGCTCAAAACATTCCACatccaaattaaaacaaaacaaaaaaaaagaaaaaagaaaagaggacaGTATGGTCTGGATGATTAATCACATATTTAAGTATCTATAAGGCTCTTAATTTCCCTAATTTTTTACTATACtactaggttttaccccgtggtacaccacagctctattattttgttgatatatatattgttaacggttgtaggtagagttttgtagaaacttttgattcgcaagttgagaatatacattttacgatttgttagttatgatttaggaatgaatgatctggcatattcttattatgattctcaattgatattattggattaatagtgtatatttaaagctaataagatcttaccaaatatgtaatcgtttattaaacgcaaattagatatttcctaagatgtattcattttgaattagttgctatattatagggatgtgattaagaggatgtgattacataatttgggttatcaattctttttgtcaaactcggtcctaaaaattcggcatgcaaattagatatttcctaagatacaatgagcattaattggcattaattggatgtaaataagtatgctatggattaaaaaccggcccaaaatattcggcaatCTTAAAAAGGATCcagataattgaatcggttataattttagttaaaaacccgacccgaagttggtaaaaagtgatggcaccctattgtactccaaaaatgtattccgagctctatatgtggatatacttgtttggttacaaatatcctaagacaatttttaatatatacccgtttataaaaattcaaatcacattatatgctggaaaaaatctaaaaattataaactttatgtattaaatagtaattaaaataattaaatataagatgaaataaaaatgaaattagatagaaattagatagataaaataattatattttaatctaacatattgatttaaattagatagatatattttaggaaattagtattatcaaataaggaaatgattgtgtttggttgtaaggattgtagagaatttagttgagacttgtttggatacaaagataagaaatgatggaagaaaaatgtacttaaaaaatgttatcaaATCCATACTAAATTACCTTTCACAACCGAGAAGCAGGTCGACATCAAAAGCCCATTCTTAAACCAAACTTGGTCCAAATGAAACTTTCGTTCTTAGACCAACCATTTTGCATCTCTTCTCTTGTTTAAGGTGTAAGTGTATATGatgttatgatttttaataatgtttaaaatttatgtcATGTAAGGCTTAGCAAACGGAAAGTGTTACTATGTTAGtgtagtaaaaagaaaataatacctTATTATTCTTTAGCTTATAAATATGATGAAACCTTGTTACAACGGTATTCAAGTAGCAGGATTCCAAGGAAAACATTTTTCCTTACCTTTTAATAATCTACATGGACCCTTAGGTCTTATACTCCAAACACACGGATTATCTTGACATATACCTAGACGATAATCTCTGTTCGCatcaaaaatatcaaaccatTTAGATTGACTTCCCCTTGCCCATTGAAAATGACAAAAGAACAGAGAGGTCTCCCAAAAATTGAGTTTTGCTTGAAATCCCCAGTGTTGATGAGGAGCTAAATAATGTGCTCCGAGATCTTTGTCTTTAGATTTGCAGTATAGTcctaattgtaattttggaCCAATATCATTGATGATATCCACATTTACATGTCGACTAGCCTCGCAAAGACcaccaaagaaaaatacaatgaaTGTGACACTAAATATGAAATGAAATGCTGATAAACGACAcataagaatatttttttataataaacgACACAACTGTGAAtggtttatataaaaataaactataaagtTTTAGCATCTCATCTTTTTATACTCCATCGCGCTGCAAAAAGGAAGGCTTTTAGCGTCAGTTTTTGTTTACCTTGATGTCACTTATTAACCGAGTTGAAAAACTTAATGCTAGTTACAAAACTGTCGTGTCATTGACCTGATCCATTTTAAAAAGCGATAATATGTTTAACGTCAAATACTAGCGTCATTGAACGGATGGAAGGGAGTACATTAGGTATTTTAACGACAGTTTCAAATTGAtgcaaaaacattttatttaagtCTTTTTCCTTAGCTTTTGCGTAATAAAATTgacgacaacaaaaaaaaattgtcttttccAAAACTAACGTATACACACACGACCATTATTATTgatttctattaaattaaattaaaataagaaaaaaactgaaaataacaataaattcataaatatttaattactcAAATAATGGCACGCATAGCAAGTGTCAATCATCTGgacacaaaacaatgaaacataCATATAGGATCTAAGACTCCAAGTCATGACCAtgatttcaaacaaaacaattggTTTTCTCTGGTTATATATACtcggttttactttttttctttattattatttatttgttaataaaataaactgatAACCGAGACTTATGGGTTAAATAGATCTAGAATTATTAATTCGGAGAGATTTAGATTTCGTAACTTTTGATTTGGAGAGAAataagtttcaaacttttttttgggataCATATAGCTTAGAGTCAAAGTTTGGAAAACTACTTCACATAACAGAAAACAGGTCAACATGAACCTCATTCTTAAACCAACAAGTTCGTATGATTGTATGAAACTCCCGTTCTTGAACCAATCCGTTTTCATCTCTTTCCTATGTATTAGGTGAACCCAATAGGCTTGTTCTATAGGGTCTTGAGGGTTTTGAAACTTTCATACCAAATTTCTTGTCAAGCAACTATTGCACTCTACTAAATTAGTTTCCAAGCatataaaaatcagaaatatatTAACACAGAATTTTATCATAATCTATATTTAttagttaatttaatatattaaggattaacaaacaaaatttaatcaGCAATTTttgcaaagaaaaatataatctatttttggataaaatttgattttgatttaaagACATAAATTATAAGACAAATGATATAAattgtacttttttttgttaatcaaacattatttattaaaaaactcCAAGTTGGTAGTCCAAACCGGAAGGAAAAACGTTTACAAAGAAAACTACTGAAAATAAAGATCAAGACGTCCGAACAAGACAAATAACACAACAcgagaaaaaaaacatgtatctACAATGcaagtatatataaaagaaaaatattgtttaattttcaataattttgttattgCCATGAATCATGATATCATCTAGCTAGTAATAGTATATTATTCAATACAAATTCTTTAGTTTTACAAATAATGAAATCTTCTTACAAAAGCGTATTCAAATAATAGACATCCAAGGGTAACACATTTCTTGATCCGTTAATGTACATGGACCACTAGGGCTTATTCTCCATACACAATGATACATACATCTATCTTTATCTCAGTCAGCATCAAGAATACCATAGTAGACTCTCCATTCAAAGTGACAAAAAACTAGAGTTGTATCAAAATTTAATAGACTCTATCCATAGCCCCAATGTTGGTGATGGGCTATGGTATGCATGGGATCTTTATTCTTTGATTTGCAGTGTAGTCCTAACTGAAcatcaacaatctttttttgttaaattaattttatttaaaagttttaaaattcgCACATTATACTAGTCCTAATCTAGTTCTATAAAAGCGTATGATTGGTATCAAATCCATACTAAATTATCTTTCACAACCCATAAGCAGATCGGCATCAAAAGCTTTTTAAACCAGCTTGGTCCAAAAGAAACTCTCGTTCTTAAACAAACTGGTATTCACCTCTTGTTTAAGGTGTAAATGTATGTTATggtatgttatttattttaagttttaattttatatcatttaggGCTTAGCAAACAAAAAGTGTTggtatagtaaaaagaaaacattatttttttattctttagcttataaatatgaaattttgttaCAACGGTATTCAAATAACAACATTCCATGGGAAACATTTTTCCTGACCTTTTAATAATCTACATGGACCATTAGGTCTTATGCTCCAAACACACGGATTATCTTGACATATACCTAGACGATAATCTCTGTTAGcattaaaaatatcaaaccatTTAGATTGACTTCCCCTTGCCCATTGAAAGTGGCAAAAGAATAGAGTGGTCTCCCAAAAATTGAGGTTTGCTTGAAATCCCCAGTGTTGATGAGAAGCTAAATAATGTGCTCCGAGATCTTTGCCTTTCGATTTGCAGTATAGTcctaattgaaaatttgaaccAATATCATTGATGATGTCCACATTTACATGCCGACTAGCCTCGCAAAGACcaccaaagaaaaatacaatgaaTGTGACACTAAATATGAAGTGAAATGCCGATGAACCATACATTATAAATGtgtttttcaataataattgtgaatgttttataaaaatgaacTTTAAAGTAAAACATCCCATCTATTTATACTCTGACACATTTGGAGAATGATTGAGATAGTCAAAGATACAGTATGCTCTTTATTTCCGTATATGGAaatgtcttttttatttatttttggcaaaatagaatatcttttatttgtagaaagaaatcaaagaaaaatgctGACCAAAGACAACATTCCATGGAAAACATAATTCCTGATCTATTAATCCAAAGACACGGTTAATGTTTGCATCTTTATCTCTATTACCATCAACAGTATCAAACCATCTAGATTTATTTCCCTATTTAAAATGACAAACGAATGAAGTTGTGTCCCAGAAattattcaaacattttttaaaatgttgaaaattaactaaaaactAGATGTTAACCGTAggataatgtttttaaaactaacatttaaatttttgaattatatttacttgttagttttgtttcttttgtttagtgtttgagatcatataattgtattttgattgttatttttaacCCGTATTATATTACAGAacaatatatatctaatattctaaatttctaatattaatattgattttttttttaatttcaactcTATTTCCCGTAACTTTTCCTcaattcaaatattcatatttcaggTTTTCTACAGATTTGGGTATGtctatattttattgttttagttcATGGGTTTATtgcatttttgtttctctcatatACTATGTACTCTAAGAGTTTTGGCAACAAAAATtgcataataataaaaaattgtttcaaaatataaaaaacaaatgtttttgaaaCTTCGTTATCCtttaataacaaagaaaaagagtagacataattttcatttgtttactcatataatattatactagattaagatccgtgctagagcatgggttgaaattcattttatttacattgtaattttttttataaatataatatatgtgattgtttttaaaagttttttggataaaatattatgcaataaaatcatatgctaaatatgatgatttgaaaaagacacttattttgtaagttttatattgttattgattctagataagtatttATGCTATAAcactagttaaattttattttatataaatttttttatattttctagtttaaaataaaattttaatatattgtattagtttatgtacatgaagttatttcaacaatttatattctacctcatgacttgaatatcattataag
It encodes the following:
- the LOC104722478 gene encoding membrane-anchored ubiquitin-fold protein 3, with the translated sequence MPEEESIDIKFRLYDGSDIGPFRYSAASTVDFLKQRVVSDWPKGKTVVPKGINEVKLISSGKILENTKTVGQCKTPFGDIAGGVIVMHVVVQPSLAKSKTEKKVDKAPKTVICTCTIL
- the LOC104727770 gene encoding uncharacterized protein LOC104727770, encoding MYGSSAFHFIFSVTFIVFFFGGLCEASRHVNVDIINDIGSNFQLGLYCKSKGKDLGAHYLASHQHWGFQANLNFWETTLFFCHFQWARGSQSKWFDIFNANRDYRLGICQDNPCVWSIRPNGPCRLLKGQEKCFPWNVVI
- the LOC104727769 gene encoding uncharacterized protein LOC104727769 — its product is MCRLSAFHFIFSVTFIVFFFGGLCEASRHVNVDIINDIGPKLQLGLYCKSKDKDLGAHYLAPHQHWGFQAKLNFWETSLFFCHFQWARGSQSKWFDIFDANRDYRLGICQDNPCVWSIRPKGPCRLLKGKEKCFPWNPAT